Proteins encoded in a region of the Acipenser ruthenus chromosome 54, fAciRut3.2 maternal haplotype, whole genome shotgun sequence genome:
- the LOC117398106 gene encoding SH2B adapter protein 2-like isoform X2 gives MNGTAFSSPDDDLDPSGCRPGPSPPPSPSLPCPSWKEFCEIHAHAAAMEFARRFRLYLEDHPQYLSLPGGAGSAFSRRFADRFMHHFQGEFGGGDAVSVETCCSIEEDSSSLTSPQQPPEGGGPLLSQGAPELDVIPLDPPHPPAQPISISSQSRSSEDVSFSSLASYNNAAAVSLAPPSGPSSVTTPYRPGAASLAPSGGQQASRGISPNVNVANSSNPGKAKLRKRFSLRSVSRSVRGILQWRSAGSEASSPAGEEEEREREREGLGTGGLSGSYSYSGGSVEEGLPLPLSAPSSLPPSSSSSSSSFSSEQLERRQSSGNNSWDRDREKWTHRFERLRLSRTHAPSLSPSPSLGVHREGLISYMVAEGLLQTGSSGGRTGGSGGQTGSKARWQKCRLILRSDGRAGATSPIPTLGPQGCLLEFFVPPKASKPRVTIFCSSIVDARTTTPLEMPDKENTFVLKMQSSVEYILETADSLQMKSWLADIQQCIIRSEHDDRLDALCLSESLPSRELPITPGETSDPRTQVGYGGLGGPNSEMHPPELPPRAPLDESESRLQGGGGANAVTPFRESPDGTGPFLFSDPPEVLDHLLSDCPWFHGTLSRLKAAQLCLAGGTGSHGVFLVRQSETRRGEYVLTFNFQGKAKHLRLSLNEDGQCRVQHLWFQSIFDMLEHFRVHPIPLESGGASDVTLISFVVSANRQHGRDRSGSRSAVCDVITPRHPESPSTPIHL, from the exons ATGAATGGAACAGCCTTCTCCAGTCCAGACGATGACCTGGATCCCAGTGGCTGCCGCCCTGGCCCCTCCCCCCCTCCGTCCCCGTCGCTGCCCTGTCCCAGCTGGAAGGAGTTCTGTGAGATTCACGCTCACGCAGCTGCCATGGAGTTCGCTCGCCGCTTCAGGCTCTATCTCGAGGACCACCCGCAGTACCTCTCCCTGCCTGGTGGGGCAGGCTCTGCCTTCTCCAGGCGCTTCGCGGACAGGTTCATGCATCACTTCCAGGGCGAGTTCGGGGGAGGGGATGCCGTTTCCGTGGAGACCTGCTGCTCCATCGAGGAAGActcctcctccctcacctccccccAGCAGCCCCCTGAAGGAGGAGGACCCCTGCTATCCCAGGGTGCACCTGAACTAGACGTCATCCCTCTGGACCCTCCCCACCCGCCAGCCCAGCCGATCTCCATCAGCAGCCAGTCACGGAGCTCGGAGGACGTTTCATTCTCCTCCCTCGCCTCCTATAACAACGCCGCCGCTGTGTCTCTGGCTCCCCCTAGTGGCCCCAGCTCTGTCACTACGCCCTACCGGCCCGGGGCTGCCTCTCTAGCCCCCTCTGGTGGCCAGCAGGCTTCGCGCGGCATCAGTCCGAACGTGAACGTGGCCAACAGCTCCAATCCCGGGAAAGCCAAGCTGCGGAAACGCTTCTCCCTTCGGAGCGTGAGCCGCAGCGTGAGGGGGATCCTGCAGTGGAGGAGCGCTGGCAGCGAGGCCAGCTctcctgcaggagaggaggaggagagggagagggagagggaggggctgGGAACAGGAGGGCTGAGTGGCAGCTACAGCTACAGCGGGGGGAGCGTGGAGGAGGGgctccccctccccctgtccgccccctcctccctcccgccctcctcctccagctcctcctcctccttctcctcagagCAGCTGGAACGGCGGCAGAGCTCCGGGAATAACAGCTGGGACCGGGACAGGGAGAAGTGGACGCACAGGTTTGAGAGACTGCGGCTCTCTCGCACGCACGCCCCCTCCCTTTCACCCTCCCCTTCCCTCGGCGTGCACAGGGAGGGGCTGATCAGCTACATGGTGGCCGAGGGGCTGCTGCAGACTGGGAGCTCTGGAGGGCGGACTGGGGGCTCTGGTGGGCAGACTGGGTCCAAGGCTCGCTGGCAGAAGTGCCGGCTGATTCTCAGGAGCGATGGCAGGGCAGGGGCTACGTCTCCCATCCCCACCCTCGGACCCCAGGGGTGTCTGCTGGAGTTCTTCGTCCCTCCAAAG GCCTCAAAGCCGCGCGTCACCATTTTCTGTTCCTCAATCGTGGATGCGAGAACAACGACCCCCCTGGAGATGCCAGACAAGGAGAACACCTTCGTACTGAAG ATGCAGAGCTCAGTGGAGTATATCTTGGAGACGGCTGATTCCCTGCAGATGAAGTCCTGGCTGGCTGATATTCAGCAGTGCATCATTCGCAG TGAGCATGATGACAGACTGGAcgctctgtgcctctctgagaGTCTGCCCAGCCGAGAGCTCCCCATCACCCCCGGGGAGACCAGCGACCCCCGAACACAGG TGGGATATGGGGGTCTCGGTGGCCCCAACTCTGAGATGCACCCCCCCGAGCTGCCCCCCCGGGCCCCCCTCGACGAATCAGAGAGCCGACTGCAAGGAGGGGGCGGGGCCAACGCGGTGACACCCTTCCGCGAGAGCCCAGACGGGACAG gcCCGTTCCTCTTCTCGGACCCCCCAGAGGTGCTGGATCACCTCCTGTCGGACTGCCCCTGGTTCCACGGGACGCTGTCGCGGTTGAAGGCTGCCCAGCTGTGCCTGGCAGGGGGCACGGGCAGCCATGGCGTGTTCCTGGTGAGGCAGAGTGAGACTCGAAGAGGAGAGTACGTGCTGACCTTCAACTTCCAGGGCAAGGCAAAG CACCTGCGTCTCTCTCTCAATGAGGATGGACAGTGCCGGGTGCAGCACCTCTGGTTCCAGTCGATCTTCGACATGCTGGAACATTTCAGAGTCCATCCGATCCCGCTGGAGTCGGGCGGGGCCAGTGACGTCACGCTCATCAGCTTCGTGGTCTCGGCCAATCGGCAGCACG GCCGGGACAGGTCAGGCAGCCGGTCAGCAGTGTGTGATGTCATCACCCCACGCCACCCCGAATCTCCATCAACCCCCATCCATCTCTGA
- the LOC117398106 gene encoding SH2B adapter protein 2-like isoform X1 codes for MNGTAFSSPDDDLDPSGCRPGPSPPPSPSLPCPSWKEFCEIHAHAAAMEFARRFRLYLEDHPQYLSLPGGAGSAFSRRFADRFMHHFQGEFGGGDAVSVETCCSIEEDSSSLTSPQQPPEGGGPLLSQGAPELDVIPLDPPHPPAQPISISSQSRSSEDVSFSSLASYNNAAAVSLAPPSGPSSVTTPYRPGAASLAPSGGQQASRGISPNVNVANSSNPGKAKLRKRFSLRSVSRSVRGILQWRSAGSEASSPAGEEEEREREREGLGTGGLSGSYSYSGGSVEEGLPLPLSAPSSLPPSSSSSSSSFSSEQLERRQSSGNNSWDRDREKWTHRFERLRLSRTHAPSLSPSPSLGVHREGLISYMVAEGLLQTGSSGGRTGGSGGQTGSKARWQKCRLILRSDGRAGATSPIPTLGPQGCLLEFFVPPKASKPRVTIFCSSIVDARTTTPLEMPDKENTFVLKMQSSVEYILETADSLQMKSWLADIQQCIIRSEHDDRLDALCLSESLPSRELPITPGETSDPRTQVGYGGLGGPNSEMHPPELPPRAPLDESESRLQGGGGANAVTPFRESPDGTGPFLFSDPPEVLDHLLSDCPWFHGTLSRLKAAQLCLAGGTGSHGVFLVRQSETRRGEYVLTFNFQGKAKHLRLSLNEDGQCRVQHLWFQSIFDMLEHFRVHPIPLESGGASDVTLISFVVSANRQHDLTSRCHSPASLPPPPPPIPPLPPPRPPLPSPSQEREREREREREREGEERERERGSEGEGEECEEREGEGGVTLRQLAPPPPL; via the exons ATGAATGGAACAGCCTTCTCCAGTCCAGACGATGACCTGGATCCCAGTGGCTGCCGCCCTGGCCCCTCCCCCCCTCCGTCCCCGTCGCTGCCCTGTCCCAGCTGGAAGGAGTTCTGTGAGATTCACGCTCACGCAGCTGCCATGGAGTTCGCTCGCCGCTTCAGGCTCTATCTCGAGGACCACCCGCAGTACCTCTCCCTGCCTGGTGGGGCAGGCTCTGCCTTCTCCAGGCGCTTCGCGGACAGGTTCATGCATCACTTCCAGGGCGAGTTCGGGGGAGGGGATGCCGTTTCCGTGGAGACCTGCTGCTCCATCGAGGAAGActcctcctccctcacctccccccAGCAGCCCCCTGAAGGAGGAGGACCCCTGCTATCCCAGGGTGCACCTGAACTAGACGTCATCCCTCTGGACCCTCCCCACCCGCCAGCCCAGCCGATCTCCATCAGCAGCCAGTCACGGAGCTCGGAGGACGTTTCATTCTCCTCCCTCGCCTCCTATAACAACGCCGCCGCTGTGTCTCTGGCTCCCCCTAGTGGCCCCAGCTCTGTCACTACGCCCTACCGGCCCGGGGCTGCCTCTCTAGCCCCCTCTGGTGGCCAGCAGGCTTCGCGCGGCATCAGTCCGAACGTGAACGTGGCCAACAGCTCCAATCCCGGGAAAGCCAAGCTGCGGAAACGCTTCTCCCTTCGGAGCGTGAGCCGCAGCGTGAGGGGGATCCTGCAGTGGAGGAGCGCTGGCAGCGAGGCCAGCTctcctgcaggagaggaggaggagagggagagggagagggaggggctgGGAACAGGAGGGCTGAGTGGCAGCTACAGCTACAGCGGGGGGAGCGTGGAGGAGGGgctccccctccccctgtccgccccctcctccctcccgccctcctcctccagctcctcctcctccttctcctcagagCAGCTGGAACGGCGGCAGAGCTCCGGGAATAACAGCTGGGACCGGGACAGGGAGAAGTGGACGCACAGGTTTGAGAGACTGCGGCTCTCTCGCACGCACGCCCCCTCCCTTTCACCCTCCCCTTCCCTCGGCGTGCACAGGGAGGGGCTGATCAGCTACATGGTGGCCGAGGGGCTGCTGCAGACTGGGAGCTCTGGAGGGCGGACTGGGGGCTCTGGTGGGCAGACTGGGTCCAAGGCTCGCTGGCAGAAGTGCCGGCTGATTCTCAGGAGCGATGGCAGGGCAGGGGCTACGTCTCCCATCCCCACCCTCGGACCCCAGGGGTGTCTGCTGGAGTTCTTCGTCCCTCCAAAG GCCTCAAAGCCGCGCGTCACCATTTTCTGTTCCTCAATCGTGGATGCGAGAACAACGACCCCCCTGGAGATGCCAGACAAGGAGAACACCTTCGTACTGAAG ATGCAGAGCTCAGTGGAGTATATCTTGGAGACGGCTGATTCCCTGCAGATGAAGTCCTGGCTGGCTGATATTCAGCAGTGCATCATTCGCAG TGAGCATGATGACAGACTGGAcgctctgtgcctctctgagaGTCTGCCCAGCCGAGAGCTCCCCATCACCCCCGGGGAGACCAGCGACCCCCGAACACAGG TGGGATATGGGGGTCTCGGTGGCCCCAACTCTGAGATGCACCCCCCCGAGCTGCCCCCCCGGGCCCCCCTCGACGAATCAGAGAGCCGACTGCAAGGAGGGGGCGGGGCCAACGCGGTGACACCCTTCCGCGAGAGCCCAGACGGGACAG gcCCGTTCCTCTTCTCGGACCCCCCAGAGGTGCTGGATCACCTCCTGTCGGACTGCCCCTGGTTCCACGGGACGCTGTCGCGGTTGAAGGCTGCCCAGCTGTGCCTGGCAGGGGGCACGGGCAGCCATGGCGTGTTCCTGGTGAGGCAGAGTGAGACTCGAAGAGGAGAGTACGTGCTGACCTTCAACTTCCAGGGCAAGGCAAAG CACCTGCGTCTCTCTCTCAATGAGGATGGACAGTGCCGGGTGCAGCACCTCTGGTTCCAGTCGATCTTCGACATGCTGGAACATTTCAGAGTCCATCCGATCCCGCTGGAGTCGGGCGGGGCCAGTGACGTCACGCTCATCAGCTTCGTGGTCTCGGCCAATCGGCAGCACG ACTTGACCAGCCGATGTCATAGCCCCGCCTCCCtacctccaccccctcccccaatcCCCCCTCTCCCGCCCCCACGACCCCCCCTGCCCAGTCCAtcccaggagagagagagggagcgcgagagagagagggagagagaaggggaggagagggagagagagagggggagcgagggagagggggaggagtgtgaggagagggagggggaggggggagtgacACTCAGACAgctggccccccccccccccctctga
- the LOC117398175 gene encoding serine/threonine-protein phosphatase alpha-2 isoform-like isoform X1, whose translation MAEPDKLNIDSIIQRLLEVKGSRPGKNVQLTESEIRGLCLKSREIFLSQPILLELEAPLKICGDVHGQYYDLLRLFEYGGFPPESNYLFLGDYVDRGKQSLETICLLLAYKVKYPENFFLLRGNHECASINRIYGFYDECKRRYNIKLWKTFTDCFNCLPIAAIVDEKIFCCHGGLSPDLQSMEQVRRVMRPTDVPDQGLLCDLLWADPDKDVLGWGENDRGVSFTFGADIVAKFLHKHDMDLICRAHQVVEDGYEFFAKRQLVTLFSAPNYCGEFDNAGSMMSIDETLMCSFQILKPADKKLFSYGGGGAMGSGRPVTPPRNSAKSKPKK comes from the exons ATGGCCGAACCTGACAAGCTGAACATCGACTCGATCATTCAGAGATTGCTGGAAG TGAAAGGTTCCCGCCCTGGAAAGAACGTCCAGCTCACGGAGAGCGAGATCCGCGGGCTCTGCCTGAAATCCCGCGAGATCTTCCTCAGCCAGCCAATCCTGCTGGAGCTGGAGGCGCCACTGAAAATTTGCG gGGATGTTCACGGGCAGTACTATGACCTCCTGCGTCTCTTTGAGTATGGCGGCTTCCCCCCCGAGAGTAACTACCTGTTCCTGGGGGATTACGTGGACCGCGGGAAGCAGTCCCTGGAAACCATCTGCCTCCTGCTGGCCTACAAGGTGAAGTACCCCGAGAACTTCTTCCTGCTGCGCGGAAACCACGAGTGCGCCTCGATAAACCGGATCTATGGCTTCTATGATgagt GCAAGAGGCGGTACAACATCAAGCTGTGGAAGACGTTCACTGACTGCTTCAACTGCCTGCCCATCGCAGCCATCGTCGACGAGAAGATCTTCTGCTGTCACGGAG gTCTCTCTCCTGATCTTCAGTCCATGGAGCAGGTTCGCAGGGTGATGCGCCCCACTGACGTCCCTGATCAGGGGCTCCTGTGTGACCTCCTGTGGGCCGACCCCGATAAGGACGTCCTGGGCTGGGGGGAGAACGACCGGGGCGTCTCCTTCACGTTCGGGGCAGACATCGTGGCCAAATTCCTGCACAAGCACGACATGGACCTGATCTGCAGAGCGCACCAG gtagTGGAGGATGGGTACGAGTTCTTTGCTAAGAGGCAGCTGGTCACTCTGTTCTCTGCTCCTAATTACTGCGGGGAGTTTGATAATGCTGGCTCCATGATGAGCATCGACGAGACCCTCATGTGTTCATTCCAG ATCCTCAAACCCGCAGATAAGAAGCTCTTCTCTTACGGAGGAGGGGGGGCGATGGGCTCGGGCAGGCCGGTGACCCCGCCCAGAAATTCAGCAAAATCAAAACCCAaaaaataa
- the LOC117398175 gene encoding serine/threonine-protein phosphatase PP1-gamma catalytic subunit B-like isoform X2 — protein sequence MAEPDKLNIDSIIQRLLEVKGSRPGKNVQLTESEIRGLCLKSREIFLSQPILLELEAPLKICGDVHGQYYDLLRLFEYGGFPPESNYLFLGDYVDRGKQSLETICLLLAYKVKYPENFFLLRGNHECASINRIYGFYDECKRRYNIKLWKTFTDCFNCLPIAAIVDEKIFCCHGGLSPDLQSMEQVRRVMRPTDVPDQGLLCDLLWADPDKDVLGWGENDRGVSFTFGADIVAKFLHKHDMDLICRAHQVVEDGYEFFAKRQLVTLSSHTTSLLTLPLLLSHTPSLLSSLR from the exons ATGGCCGAACCTGACAAGCTGAACATCGACTCGATCATTCAGAGATTGCTGGAAG TGAAAGGTTCCCGCCCTGGAAAGAACGTCCAGCTCACGGAGAGCGAGATCCGCGGGCTCTGCCTGAAATCCCGCGAGATCTTCCTCAGCCAGCCAATCCTGCTGGAGCTGGAGGCGCCACTGAAAATTTGCG gGGATGTTCACGGGCAGTACTATGACCTCCTGCGTCTCTTTGAGTATGGCGGCTTCCCCCCCGAGAGTAACTACCTGTTCCTGGGGGATTACGTGGACCGCGGGAAGCAGTCCCTGGAAACCATCTGCCTCCTGCTGGCCTACAAGGTGAAGTACCCCGAGAACTTCTTCCTGCTGCGCGGAAACCACGAGTGCGCCTCGATAAACCGGATCTATGGCTTCTATGATgagt GCAAGAGGCGGTACAACATCAAGCTGTGGAAGACGTTCACTGACTGCTTCAACTGCCTGCCCATCGCAGCCATCGTCGACGAGAAGATCTTCTGCTGTCACGGAG gTCTCTCTCCTGATCTTCAGTCCATGGAGCAGGTTCGCAGGGTGATGCGCCCCACTGACGTCCCTGATCAGGGGCTCCTGTGTGACCTCCTGTGGGCCGACCCCGATAAGGACGTCCTGGGCTGGGGGGAGAACGACCGGGGCGTCTCCTTCACGTTCGGGGCAGACATCGTGGCCAAATTCCTGCACAAGCACGACATGGACCTGATCTGCAGAGCGCACCAG gtagTGGAGGATGGGTACGAGTTCTTTGCTAAGAGGCAGCTGgtcactctctcctctcacacaacctctctcctcacactccctctcctcctctctcacactccctctctcctctcctctctcaggtag